One window of Halopseudomonas maritima genomic DNA carries:
- a CDS encoding sulfite exporter TauE/SafE family protein: MTELSFVQYALIGLIFVWSGFVRSGLGFGGAVLSLPFLLLVHDDPLVFLPLIAAHLLLFSFLTVFLNNRRRSTDSAQPDTAGGTVDWRYLGHMLAVMMIPKLIGVFGLLTLPPQIMSLIIFVIVSGYALSYIFNRPFRSNSRWLDTLFLMLGGYISGTSLIGAPLIIAVAAQHIAREKLRDTLFVLWFVLVSIKMAAFVWAGVDLQLIHHLWLLPCVTVGHLIGLRFHNRMLHDDSGHFFRVLGVTLLVTSAVGLGKVLMT, from the coding sequence ATGACCGAACTGAGTTTCGTGCAATATGCGTTGATCGGTCTGATCTTTGTGTGGAGCGGCTTTGTCCGCTCGGGCCTGGGCTTTGGCGGCGCGGTGCTGTCATTACCCTTTCTGCTGCTGGTGCACGATGACCCGCTGGTCTTCCTGCCGCTGATTGCCGCCCATCTGCTGCTGTTCTCCTTCCTGACGGTGTTTCTCAACAACCGCCGACGCAGCACGGACAGCGCCCAGCCAGACACCGCCGGCGGCACCGTCGACTGGCGTTATCTGGGACACATGCTGGCGGTGATGATGATTCCCAAGCTGATCGGCGTGTTTGGGCTGCTGACCCTGCCACCGCAGATCATGAGCCTGATCATCTTTGTCATCGTCTCCGGCTATGCGTTGTCGTACATCTTCAACCGCCCCTTTCGCAGCAACAGCCGCTGGCTGGATACGTTGTTCCTGATGCTGGGCGGCTATATCAGCGGTACCTCACTGATTGGTGCACCGCTAATCATCGCCGTCGCCGCGCAACATATTGCCCGCGAGAAACTGCGCGATACCCTGTTCGTACTCTGGTTCGTACTGGTCTCTATCAAGATGGCCGCCTTCGTCTGGGCCGGTGTGGACCTGCAGCTGATCCACCACCTGTGGCTGCTGCCCTGTGTCACCGTCGGCCACCTGATCGGCTTGCGCTTTCACAATCGCATGCTGCACGACGATAGTGGGCACTTCTTCCGGGTACTGGGCGTCACCCTGCTGGTTACCAGCGCCGTTGGCCTGGGCAAGGTATTGATGACCTGA
- a CDS encoding GGDEF domain-containing protein produces the protein MTSLSALFSLPQHRLERRHMALGLLLMFALVFGASLFGVMTRPEGFLATLWPANALLLGLMLRLPWLFSALGWVGALVAYLLPDLILGTAPERSAALVLANLAFVAVGAAIFRRFNPGEARLDTPAVVLYILLACVGGALAATLFGSLLVRAAAPEMFSAGMLHMAGFWFSSELVNGILFLPLMLVRFERRSGLTNARHLAPRSLPLVLLAASLLLAVQLDGPGRMGLPVPALLWCALSYSVTTTAILSSLTSLLMMSLISGTLTGETESHAYLDALFSTRLGIALIALGPLTVGCVNTARNDLLQRYQYLASHDHLTGVLDRGGFVGRAQPLLNLACERQNSVALMVLDIDHFKSVNDTHGHGAGDLVLQEFARVVEQSLRKQDIFGRSGGEEFSVMVEGVSLQVAQAMAERIRRSVLEYSVTLADSGTVQVTVSIGLVWYAAPVSNELDQLLRQADAALYAAKTEGRNRVVLAR, from the coding sequence ATGACGAGCCTTTCAGCCCTCTTCTCGCTGCCGCAGCATCGCCTCGAGCGCCGCCATATGGCGCTGGGACTGCTGCTGATGTTTGCGCTGGTTTTCGGTGCCTCCCTGTTTGGTGTAATGACCCGGCCAGAGGGGTTTCTGGCAACGCTTTGGCCAGCCAACGCACTGCTGCTGGGGTTGATGCTGCGGCTGCCTTGGCTGTTCTCTGCGCTCGGTTGGGTGGGGGCGCTGGTTGCCTACCTGCTGCCGGATCTGATACTGGGTACTGCACCGGAGCGCTCGGCGGCGCTGGTTCTGGCCAACCTGGCCTTTGTGGCTGTGGGCGCTGCGATATTTCGTCGCTTCAACCCCGGTGAGGCGCGGCTGGATACCCCGGCGGTGGTGTTGTACATCCTGCTCGCCTGCGTCGGTGGAGCGCTGGCCGCGACCCTGTTCGGCAGTCTTCTGGTGCGCGCCGCTGCGCCTGAAATGTTCAGCGCCGGCATGCTGCATATGGCCGGCTTCTGGTTCAGCTCCGAGCTGGTCAACGGCATTCTTTTTCTACCGCTGATGCTGGTACGGTTCGAGCGTCGAAGCGGGCTAACCAATGCGCGCCATCTCGCCCCGCGCAGCCTGCCGCTGGTTTTGTTGGCTGCCTCGTTGCTGCTTGCCGTGCAGCTCGACGGGCCTGGCCGCATGGGGTTGCCGGTGCCTGCATTGCTGTGGTGTGCATTGAGCTACTCGGTCACTACCACCGCGATACTGTCCTCCTTAACCAGTTTGCTGATGATGTCGCTGATCAGCGGCACCCTGACGGGGGAGACGGAGTCGCACGCCTACCTGGACGCGCTGTTCTCCACTCGTCTGGGCATCGCGTTGATTGCGCTGGGGCCGCTGACCGTTGGTTGTGTGAATACGGCGCGCAACGACCTGCTGCAGCGCTATCAGTATCTGGCCAGCCATGACCACCTGACGGGAGTGCTGGATCGCGGCGGGTTTGTCGGGCGGGCGCAACCGCTGCTCAACCTGGCCTGTGAACGCCAGAACTCGGTCGCCCTGATGGTGCTGGATATCGACCACTTCAAATCGGTCAACGACACTCACGGCCACGGCGCTGGTGATCTGGTGTTGCAGGAGTTTGCGAGGGTGGTTGAACAATCGTTGCGCAAGCAGGACATCTTCGGACGCAGTGGCGGCGAGGAGTTTTCCGTGATGGTAGAGGGCGTCAGTCTGCAGGTCGCCCAGGCGATGGCTGAACGCATACGGCGCAGCGTGCTGGAGTACTCGGTGACCTTGGCTGATAGTGGCACGGTGCAGGTGACTGTGAGTATCGGCCTGGTGTGGTATGCAGCGCCGGTCAGTAATGAGCTTGACCAGTTACTGCGACAGGCCGATGCAGCGCTTTACGCTGCCAAGACCGAGGGGCGCAACCGGGTGGTGCTGGCCAGGTGA
- a CDS encoding VF530 family protein: MSSNPSPRSADPLHGVTLKALLEWLVARYGWEELGRQVPINCFLHEPSMNSSLKFLRRTPWAREKVEALYIASRR, translated from the coding sequence ATGTCATCAAACCCGTCACCGCGCTCCGCAGACCCCTTGCACGGCGTGACCTTGAAGGCGCTGCTGGAATGGCTGGTCGCGCGCTATGGCTGGGAGGAGTTGGGGCGTCAGGTGCCGATCAATTGCTTTTTGCACGAGCCAAGCATGAATTCCAGTCTCAAGTTTTTGCGGCGAACGCCCTGGGCCAGGGAGAAGGTGGAAGCGCTTTATATCGCCAGCCGGCGGTAG
- a CDS encoding diacylglycerol/lipid kinase family protein — protein MSITAGTPLAADAPLFIVLNTGSGSHRGNEVEDTIGQVLTTAGRRFEMFSVRGGKDLDSTARQALERARSEQGAVIAAGGDGTLNAVANVVLGSGVPFGILPQGTFNYFGRTYGISQDTETATRCLLDAVIEPVQVGLLNGRVFLVNASLGLYPDLLEDRETYKQRYGRSRWVALWSALVTLTRAHRQFSVQLETREQLRHLRTQTIVVDNNALQLEHIGIDEQARLEHGKLVAITARPLGTLALYGMVLRGLLSRMGDADQVSSFGFRRMRVRLGHRRRRVKVAMDGEICWMQSPLLFQVADQPLPLLVPRDDSQRERA, from the coding sequence ATGAGCATCACCGCAGGGACGCCATTGGCAGCGGACGCGCCGCTGTTCATTGTGCTCAACACCGGCTCCGGCAGCCACCGGGGCAATGAGGTAGAAGACACCATCGGCCAGGTACTGACGACGGCCGGCCGCCGTTTCGAGATGTTCAGCGTGCGTGGTGGCAAAGACCTGGACAGCACCGCACGCCAAGCACTTGAGCGTGCCCGCAGTGAGCAGGGCGCCGTGATTGCTGCCGGCGGCGACGGCACCCTCAACGCTGTCGCCAATGTAGTACTGGGCTCGGGCGTGCCCTTTGGCATCCTGCCGCAGGGCACGTTCAACTATTTTGGCCGCACGTACGGCATCTCCCAGGACACAGAAACCGCAACCCGCTGCCTGCTCGATGCGGTGATCGAGCCCGTGCAGGTGGGTCTGCTCAACGGCCGCGTGTTTCTGGTCAACGCCAGCCTCGGTTTATATCCAGACCTGCTGGAAGACCGCGAGACCTACAAGCAGCGCTACGGTCGCAGCCGCTGGGTGGCGCTCTGGTCCGCACTGGTCACGCTGACCCGCGCGCACCGTCAATTCAGCGTGCAGCTGGAAACCCGCGAGCAACTGCGCCACCTGCGCACCCAAACCATCGTGGTCGACAACAACGCGCTGCAGCTGGAGCATATCGGCATTGACGAGCAGGCACGCCTGGAGCACGGCAAACTGGTTGCCATCACCGCCCGTCCGCTCGGCACCCTGGCGCTCTACGGCATGGTGTTGCGCGGCCTGCTGAGCCGCATGGGCGACGCCGATCAGGTCAGCAGCTTTGGCTTCAGGCGCATGCGCGTGCGCCTGGGTCACCGCCGGCGCCGGGTGAAAGTAGCAATGGACGGCGAAATCTGCTGGATGCAGTCCCCCTTGCTGTTTCAGGTTGCCGATCAGCCACTGCCGCTACTGGTGCCCCGTGACGACAGCCAGCGGGAGCGCGCATGA
- a CDS encoding glutathione S-transferase family protein, whose product MHGLTLYSNPQSRGRLVHWMLEELHTPYETVWIDYGEEMKSPHYRAINPMGKVPALVHGDLLITECAAICAYLADRFPRAQLAPPVDDPRRAAYLRWLFFSAGPLEQAVTANTLGWRAEPGQERMLGFGSLNDCLDTLEQALLGGPWLCGDHFTAADLYLAAQLGWGLMQGSIEARPGFAEFVAAANARPAAERARALNDQAAAS is encoded by the coding sequence ATGCATGGACTGACGCTCTACAGCAACCCGCAATCCCGTGGCCGGCTGGTGCACTGGATGCTTGAAGAACTGCATACCCCGTACGAGACCGTGTGGATCGACTACGGCGAAGAGATGAAAAGCCCCCACTACCGTGCCATCAACCCGATGGGCAAGGTGCCGGCACTGGTGCACGGTGACCTGCTGATCACCGAGTGCGCGGCCATCTGCGCCTACCTGGCAGATCGCTTCCCGCGCGCCCAACTGGCGCCACCGGTTGATGATCCGCGCCGGGCGGCCTATCTGCGCTGGTTGTTCTTTAGCGCCGGCCCGCTGGAACAGGCGGTGACCGCCAACACTCTGGGTTGGCGCGCCGAACCGGGGCAAGAGCGCATGCTCGGCTTCGGCTCGCTGAACGACTGTCTGGACACCCTGGAGCAGGCGCTGCTGGGCGGGCCGTGGCTATGCGGCGATCACTTCACCGCCGCCGACCTCTACCTCGCTGCGCAGCTTGGCTGGGGACTGATGCAGGGCAGCATCGAAGCGCGACCGGGCTTTGCCGAGTTTGTTGCCGCCGCCAATGCCAGGCCGGCCGCTGAGCGTGCGCGCGCGCTGAATGATCAGGCCGCTGCGTCCTGA
- a CDS encoding metallophosphoesterase family protein: MTRILHLSDPHFGTEQADVMNALLQLVREQRPSLALLSGDITQRARPQQFRQARRFMTQLGIPILAVPGNHDMPLFNPFKRLLRPYGHYQDNFAADLEPLLETDCLLVVGVNSSRPDRHKNGELTSAQIQRVEHHLQRASASQLRIVMQHHPVRAVESSDRSNLLIGGDQVVPRWVDAGLDLLLAGHIHLPYVRPLNGQHSTRRAWTAQAGTALSSRVRGEVPNSVNLIEHSTDGPFHTCAIARWDYVDTSRSFRLYSHTDLALDRSG; this comes from the coding sequence ATGACTCGTATCCTGCACCTGTCTGACCCGCACTTTGGCACCGAACAAGCGGACGTAATGAACGCCCTGCTACAGTTGGTGCGCGAGCAGCGCCCGTCCCTGGCGTTGCTCAGCGGCGACATCACCCAACGCGCTCGCCCCCAGCAGTTTCGCCAGGCTCGACGCTTCATGACGCAACTGGGAATCCCCATACTGGCAGTACCTGGCAACCACGACATGCCGCTGTTCAACCCCTTCAAACGCCTGCTGCGGCCCTATGGCCATTATCAGGACAACTTTGCCGCTGACCTGGAGCCCTTGCTGGAAACCGATTGCCTGCTGGTCGTTGGAGTCAACTCCTCGCGCCCGGACCGTCACAAGAATGGCGAGCTGACCAGCGCGCAGATCCAGCGAGTGGAGCACCACCTGCAGCGGGCCAGTGCTAGCCAGCTGCGTATTGTGATGCAGCACCACCCGGTGCGCGCCGTCGAAAGCTCGGACCGCAGCAACCTGCTGATCGGCGGCGATCAGGTGGTGCCTCGCTGGGTGGATGCTGGCCTGGACCTATTGCTGGCCGGGCACATTCACCTGCCCTATGTCCGCCCGCTCAACGGTCAGCACAGCACTCGCCGAGCCTGGACTGCCCAGGCTGGCACCGCGCTGTCGTCGCGAGTGCGCGGCGAGGTACCCAACTCGGTCAACCTGATCGAGCACAGCACCGACGGCCCCTTTCACACCTGCGCCATCGCCCGCTGGGACTACGTCGACACCAGCCGCAGCTTTCGGCTCTACAGCCACACCGACCTGGCACTGGATCGCAGCGGCTAG
- a CDS encoding BaiN/RdsA family NAD(P)/FAD-dependent oxidoreductase, producing the protein MCAATAGQRGRRVLVLERAKRIGKKILMSGGGRCNFTNYSVEADNFLSANAHFCKSALNRYTQWDFIELVGRYAIDYEERKHQQLFCRDSAKPILDMLENECLQAQVDIRTQCELNRVEHHESGGFTLHVEQQGRALTFGCVSLVVATGGLSIPTLGGSGLGYQLAEQFGMQLVPRRAGLVPFTFSDAIKPLCERLSGLAVDVSVSCNNRHFSEAMLFTHRGLSGPAMLQISSYWHNGDSISIDLLPALDATAWLLDEKQQQPRARLKTRLANQLPRALVTELQALWWPADDDTALAQMPDRLLREIGANLNAWQLKPSGTEGYRTAEVTLGGVSTDDISSKTMEAKACPGLYFVGEVVDVSGHLGGFNFQWAWSSGYAAGQFV; encoded by the coding sequence ATGTGCGCGGCCACCGCCGGGCAGCGCGGGCGCCGGGTGCTGGTACTGGAGCGCGCTAAGCGGATCGGCAAGAAGATCCTGATGTCCGGTGGCGGGCGCTGCAACTTCACCAACTACAGCGTAGAGGCGGACAACTTTCTGTCCGCCAATGCGCACTTCTGCAAATCGGCGCTTAACCGCTACACCCAATGGGACTTTATCGAGCTGGTTGGCCGCTACGCCATCGACTATGAAGAGCGCAAGCACCAGCAACTGTTCTGCCGTGACTCGGCCAAACCGATTCTCGACATGCTGGAAAACGAATGCCTGCAAGCCCAGGTGGACATTCGCACCCAGTGCGAACTGAACCGTGTTGAGCACCATGAGAGCGGCGGCTTTACCCTGCACGTTGAACAACAGGGCCGCGCACTTACCTTTGGCTGCGTCTCGCTGGTGGTCGCCACCGGCGGCCTGTCCATCCCTACCCTCGGTGGCAGTGGGCTGGGCTACCAACTGGCCGAACAGTTTGGCATGCAACTGGTACCCCGGCGCGCAGGGCTGGTGCCCTTCACCTTCAGCGATGCCATCAAGCCGTTGTGCGAGCGGCTGTCGGGGCTCGCGGTGGACGTCAGCGTGAGCTGCAACAATCGCCACTTCAGCGAAGCCATGCTGTTTACCCATCGCGGGCTGAGCGGCCCGGCCATGCTGCAGATATCCAGCTATTGGCATAACGGCGACAGCATCAGCATCGACCTGCTGCCCGCCCTCGACGCCACCGCCTGGCTGCTCGATGAAAAACAGCAGCAGCCACGCGCACGTCTGAAAACCCGGCTGGCCAATCAGCTACCGCGCGCACTGGTCACCGAATTACAGGCATTGTGGTGGCCTGCGGACGACGACACTGCGCTGGCGCAGATGCCCGACCGCCTACTGCGCGAGATCGGTGCCAACCTGAACGCCTGGCAACTCAAGCCCTCTGGCACCGAGGGCTACCGCACCGCCGAGGTAACACTGGGCGGCGTGAGCACCGATGACATCAGTTCCAAGACCATGGAGGCCAAAGCCTGCCCCGGCCTGTATTTTGTGGGCGAAGTGGTGGATGTGAGCGGCCACCTGGGCGGTTTCAACTTTCAGTGGGCCTGGTCATCCGGCTACGCCGCCGGGCAGTTTGTCTAG
- the lnt gene encoding apolipoprotein N-acyltransferase, with amino-acid sequence MAAVGDSDLVCGSPATLCARMRQRALTRLLLAALSGGLLCLPWIDGALYWSAWIGWVPLLFALQGSSLRQAALLGWVCGTLFYIGTAYWMVDFAIHLKGLSVPVSVLLASLFWLYAGASIAAGCLLFRLISRRLPQLDLLSFPLVIVVACALYPTLFDIRFSETQAAFVLAIQGVDLVGAQGMDMLMLLVSMLLFQVLQRNLGGGRVVPLVAACALVLAWFGYGWFTLAHWDRQAALWPSMRIGLVQPNDAPTRRIPAPPAGYSREYPEEMEATRRLSAAGARWIAWPEARYKGYFDQQSVRQAWADQILGMSSELFFHDVETRHRHATPISYNTVGWLGQEGALVDQYRKMLRVPFGEYLPGFWTLPGVNWLTTRFLGDYLREVGAGQEHVEFPVDDMRVVPKICYETAFPEFIAEAIGEDGGGKVLLFVSQDNWFGETSQPFQHRAISIMRAVENRVPMLHLINNGPSVAVVPSGRAVAGTPAFSRAEMLVDLPYSASSGGSFFSRHAQHLNVFWYGVLMVLLLLALRPSRRR; translated from the coding sequence ATGGCGGCGGTGGGTGACTCTGATCTGGTGTGCGGCTCGCCCGCAACCCTGTGCGCCAGGATGCGTCAGCGTGCCCTGACGCGCCTGCTGCTGGCGGCGTTGTCAGGTGGCCTGCTGTGCCTGCCCTGGATTGATGGTGCCCTGTACTGGAGCGCCTGGATCGGCTGGGTGCCGTTGCTGTTTGCCCTGCAGGGCAGCAGTTTGCGGCAGGCGGCGTTGCTGGGCTGGGTGTGCGGTACCTTGTTCTACATCGGCACCGCCTACTGGATGGTCGACTTCGCTATCCACCTCAAAGGCCTGTCGGTGCCGGTCAGTGTGTTGCTGGCGTCCTTGTTCTGGCTTTACGCCGGCGCGTCCATTGCTGCGGGCTGCCTGCTGTTTCGGTTGATATCACGACGCCTGCCTCAACTTGATCTGCTGAGTTTTCCACTGGTTATTGTGGTGGCATGTGCACTGTATCCCACGCTGTTTGATATCCGTTTCAGCGAAACCCAGGCCGCTTTTGTGTTGGCGATCCAGGGTGTCGATCTGGTCGGTGCCCAGGGTATGGATATGCTCATGTTGCTGGTCAGCATGCTGTTGTTTCAAGTGCTGCAACGCAATCTCGGTGGGGGACGGGTGGTGCCGCTGGTTGCTGCCTGCGCTCTGGTGCTGGCCTGGTTTGGCTATGGCTGGTTTACTCTGGCGCACTGGGATCGGCAAGCCGCGCTCTGGCCGAGCATGCGCATTGGCCTGGTGCAACCGAACGATGCTCCAACGCGCCGTATTCCGGCGCCACCAGCGGGGTACTCACGCGAATACCCCGAAGAGATGGAGGCCACCCGGCGACTGTCGGCCGCTGGCGCACGCTGGATCGCCTGGCCAGAGGCACGCTACAAGGGCTACTTTGACCAGCAGAGCGTGCGCCAGGCCTGGGCTGACCAGATTCTTGGCATGTCCTCGGAGCTGTTCTTCCACGATGTGGAAACGCGTCATCGCCACGCCACGCCGATCAGCTACAACACCGTCGGCTGGCTCGGCCAGGAGGGTGCACTGGTTGACCAGTACCGCAAGATGCTGCGTGTACCCTTTGGCGAATATCTGCCGGGTTTCTGGACGTTGCCTGGCGTTAACTGGCTGACCACCCGGTTTCTGGGTGATTATCTGCGTGAGGTCGGCGCCGGGCAGGAGCATGTCGAGTTCCCGGTTGACGATATGCGGGTGGTCCCCAAAATCTGTTACGAAACCGCGTTTCCGGAGTTTATTGCTGAAGCCATAGGCGAGGATGGTGGTGGCAAGGTGCTGCTGTTTGTCTCGCAGGACAATTGGTTTGGCGAGACCTCGCAACCCTTTCAGCATCGCGCCATCTCGATCATGCGGGCGGTGGAAAATCGCGTGCCGATGCTGCACCTGATCAACAACGGTCCATCGGTTGCGGTCGTACCCAGCGGCCGAGCGGTGGCTGGCACGCCCGCGTTCAGCCGTGCCGAGATGCTGGTGGATCTGCCGTACTCGGCCAGCAGTGGCGGCAGTTTTTTCAGTCGCCACGCGCAGCATCTCAATGTGTTCTGGTATGGCGTGTTGATGGTGTTGCTGCTGCTGGCTCTGCGCCCGAGCCGACGCCGCTGA
- a CDS encoding SphA family protein — MTRSRLLVATLLCALAPLSAQASEGGGSVYLQGTFNDFAVAMPLPPGVYLRNDLIRYEAEINARPLGGRADAGLEQTLWLNMVKLSWVTDWQLLGGRYSAAMVLPLVLDVNVDARLQGPGFGTFGNGDSGGMGDPYLIPFQVNWQSGRHNTALALGVSVPVGRYDRDDKVNLGRHYWALDPNVSYSWLHEKGWELSGTAGLLFNARNPETDYRTGNEFHLDWLAAYHPAATHAFGVAGYWYHQTTDDDGGIPAFLNQGFRGRGYGLGPAFMTTLQVGEQQLSLIGKWLHDLDSERRMEGDLLMLSVALAL, encoded by the coding sequence ATGACTCGCTCCCGTTTACTCGTCGCTACCCTGCTGTGCGCACTGGCACCGCTGTCTGCACAAGCGTCCGAGGGTGGCGGCAGTGTCTACCTGCAAGGAACCTTCAACGACTTTGCCGTGGCCATGCCGTTGCCGCCCGGGGTCTACCTGCGCAATGACCTGATTCGTTACGAAGCCGAGATCAATGCCCGGCCGCTGGGCGGGCGCGCGGATGCCGGGCTGGAGCAGACGCTTTGGCTGAACATGGTCAAGCTGTCCTGGGTCACCGATTGGCAACTGCTGGGCGGGCGCTACAGCGCCGCAATGGTGCTGCCGCTGGTGCTGGACGTGAATGTGGATGCACGGCTGCAGGGGCCGGGCTTTGGCACCTTCGGCAACGGTGACAGCGGCGGCATGGGCGACCCTTACCTGATTCCCTTTCAAGTGAACTGGCAGTCCGGACGTCACAACACGGCCCTGGCGCTGGGAGTATCGGTGCCGGTGGGCAGGTACGATCGCGACGATAAGGTCAATCTCGGACGCCATTACTGGGCGCTCGACCCCAATGTCAGCTACTCCTGGCTGCACGAGAAGGGCTGGGAGCTGTCGGGTACCGCTGGTCTGTTGTTCAATGCCCGTAATCCGGAAACCGACTACCGCACCGGCAACGAGTTTCACCTCGACTGGCTGGCGGCCTATCACCCGGCAGCGACCCATGCCTTTGGGGTGGCTGGTTACTGGTATCACCAGACCACCGACGATGACGGCGGCATCCCTGCGTTTCTGAACCAGGGCTTTCGCGGGCGCGGTTACGGCCTGGGGCCAGCGTTTATGACCACGCTGCAGGTGGGCGAGCAGCAGCTGAGCCTGATTGGCAAGTGGCTGCATGACCTGGACAGCGAGCGGCGCATGGAGGGTGATCTGTTGATGTTGAGTGTGGCGTTGGCGTTGTGA
- a CDS encoding MFS transporter, protein MSELSTDLSDAAVQTSAQTPARSLSWLILLALAVGGFGIGTGEFVIMGLMPTIAADLAVTEPQVGHVISSYALGVVVGAPILAIFGARLYRRHLLLLLMGFFALGNLASALAPDYHSLLLARFVAGLPHGAYFGVAALVAASLVAPNKRAAAVSLVMLGLTLAILLGNPLATLLGQQFDWRYAFVAVAVIALLTVLLIALLLPLERGVARSNPLAELQAFRRIQVWYALGIGAIGFAGMFCVFSYLAVTLLEVTGVAPLVVPLAVATFGAGTLVGNLAGGWLFERLQFGAVGVVLLWSIGVLLLFPFAVHTLWSALLAAFLVGTMVALSPPLQTRLMDVAADAQTLAAASHHAAFNVANALGPWLGGLAISAGLGWTVTGYVGAGTALIGLLLFVLAWRREQRHPEELHSQDAAA, encoded by the coding sequence ATGTCCGAGCTGTCCACCGACCTATCCGATGCCGCTGTTCAAACCTCCGCTCAAACCCCTGCCCGCAGCCTGTCCTGGTTGATCTTGCTGGCGCTGGCGGTAGGCGGTTTTGGTATCGGCACCGGTGAATTTGTCATCATGGGACTGATGCCCACCATTGCCGCAGATCTGGCGGTCACGGAACCTCAGGTAGGGCATGTGATCAGCAGTTACGCGCTGGGCGTGGTGGTTGGGGCTCCCATTCTGGCGATCTTTGGTGCCCGCCTGTATCGGCGTCACCTGCTGTTGCTGTTGATGGGGTTTTTCGCGCTGGGCAATCTGGCCAGTGCGCTGGCGCCCGATTACCACAGCCTGCTGCTGGCGCGCTTTGTTGCCGGCTTGCCGCATGGCGCCTACTTCGGGGTGGCGGCGTTGGTGGCGGCCTCGCTGGTGGCGCCCAACAAGCGCGCCGCTGCCGTCAGTCTGGTGATGCTGGGGCTGACCCTGGCGATTCTCTTGGGTAACCCGCTGGCTACCTTGCTTGGTCAGCAGTTTGACTGGCGTTACGCCTTTGTCGCGGTGGCGGTCATTGCGCTGCTGACGGTGTTGTTGATTGCCTTGCTCCTGCCGCTGGAGCGGGGCGTGGCGCGCAGTAATCCGTTGGCGGAGTTGCAAGCCTTTCGGCGCATCCAGGTGTGGTACGCGCTGGGTATCGGGGCGATTGGCTTTGCTGGCATGTTCTGCGTGTTCAGCTATCTGGCGGTGACCCTGCTGGAAGTGACCGGCGTAGCACCGCTGGTGGTGCCGCTGGCGGTGGCAACCTTTGGCGCGGGCACCCTGGTGGGTAATCTGGCCGGTGGCTGGCTGTTTGAGCGGCTGCAGTTTGGCGCGGTGGGTGTGGTATTGCTGTGGAGCATTGGCGTGCTGCTGCTGTTCCCCTTTGCCGTGCACACGCTGTGGAGTGCGCTGCTGGCGGCCTTTTTGGTTGGCACCATGGTGGCATTGTCGCCGCCGCTGCAGACCCGCCTGATGGATGTCGCAGCCGATGCCCAGACGCTGGCAGCCGCGTCACACCACGCGGCGTTCAACGTCGCCAACGCACTGGGCCCGTGGCTCGGCGGACTGGCGATCAGCGCTGGGCTGGGCTGGACGGTGACCGGCTATGTGGGCGCCGGCACCGCGCTGATCGGTCTGTTGCTGTTTGTGTTGGCCTGGCGCCGTGAGCAGCGCCATCCCGAGGAGCTGCACTCTCAGGACGCAGCGGCCTGA
- a CDS encoding YqaA family protein, with the protein MWELSSYIGLFLIALGAATVLPLQSEFALVAMLLSGHYDPLPVLLVASAGNLLGAMLNWWLGRYITHFQQRRWFPLTPERLARTQAAYHRWGYWSLLLSWAPFIGDPLTIVAGVMREPLWRFTLIVAVAKGGRYLLLTAATLG; encoded by the coding sequence ATGTGGGAGCTGAGTAGTTATATTGGCCTGTTTCTGATCGCCCTGGGCGCCGCCACCGTACTGCCGCTGCAGTCGGAGTTCGCCCTGGTGGCCATGCTGCTGAGCGGCCACTACGACCCGCTGCCGGTGCTGCTGGTTGCCTCCGCGGGCAACCTGCTGGGCGCCATGCTCAACTGGTGGCTGGGCCGCTACATTACCCACTTTCAACAACGCCGCTGGTTTCCGCTGACGCCCGAGCGCCTGGCCCGCACCCAGGCGGCCTACCACCGCTGGGGCTATTGGTCACTGCTGCTGAGCTGGGCGCCTTTTATCGGCGACCCACTGACCATTGTTGCCGGCGTGATGCGCGAGCCGCTGTGGCGCTTCACCCTGATTGTCGCCGTGGCCAAAGGCGGGCGTTACCTGCTGTTGACCGCTGCAACGCTGGGCTAG